Proteins co-encoded in one Euleptes europaea isolate rEulEur1 chromosome 1, rEulEur1.hap1, whole genome shotgun sequence genomic window:
- the CCDC51 gene encoding mitochondrial potassium channel, whose amino-acid sequence MARLLSLCRTMRHHRLFALRSPRTRVHAVRPYCLPASKRPEADTPVEVVTSLLHRLKESGKVLGRSALQRISAAAQNWWAKYEEFVGLNEVREAQGNVTEAEKKFMVARGIVREARETWESQQVKLKDIRDRLDRVSRDDSQYLELATLEHRLLQEEKRYRATYLTAEESEREMFSLFSAAVRESHEKERTRAEKTKNWSIIGSVLGAVIGVLGSTYVNRVRLQELKALVLEAQKGPISLQEAIREQASSHDSQQRDLSGLIASLKSILNVVTVTSQEAKEGASSAKGSPSPPLKTDPLLVSIKEQLSHSKQMSSLLGGLQQQLSNLEKSFGEMASEVQNIKSATLPAPGERVLLSPSVEGNRQSWEVQDVVLELCNTERRLEAQMKRNSIYSTAFTCTVFAVALPALYVLLKGN is encoded by the exons ATGGCACGGCTGCTGTCCTTGTGCCGCACTATGCGGCACCATCGTTTGTTCGCTCTGAGAAGTCCAAGGACACGAGTGCATGCCGTGCGGCCATACTGTTTACCAGCCTCCAAGAGGCCTGAGGCTGACACTCCTGTGGAAGTAGTTACAAGCCTTCTCCATCGCTTAAAAGAATCTGGGAAGGTTTTGGGAAGAAGTGCCCTTcagagaatctctgcagctgCCCAGAACTGGTGGGCTAAATATGAGGAGTTTGTTGGACTCAATGAAGTTCGAGAGGCGCAGGGAAACGTGACAGAG GCTGAGAAAAAGTTTATGGTAGCTCGAGGGATTGTACGAGAAGCCCGTGAAACCTGGGAGTCCCAGCAGGTCAAACTGAAGGACATTCGGGACCGTTTAGACAGAGTCTCACGGGATGACTCTCAGTACCTGGAGCTGGCGACTCTGGAGCACCGGTTATTGCAG GAAGAGAAGAGGTACCGAGCCACCTACCTAACTGCCGAGGAATCTGAGCGAGAAAtgttctctctcttctctgccgCTGTGAGGGAAAGCCACGAGAAAGAGCGAACGAGAGCTGAGAAAACAAAGAACTGGTCCATTATCGGGTCGGTACTGGGGGCCGTTATCGGAGTCCTCGGTTCCACGTACGTCAACCGTGTTAGGCTGCAGGAGTTAAAAGCCCTGGTTCTTGAGGCGCAAAAGGGACCAATAAGCCTTCAGGAAGCTATCCGAGAACAGGCCTCCAGCCACGACTCCCAGCAGAGGGACCTGAGCGGTCTCATCGCCAGCCTGAAGAGCATCCTGAACGTTGTGACTGTAACGTCACAGGAAGCGAAGGAGGGGGCCTCCTCAGCCAAAGGCAGCCCGAGCCCCCCGCTAAAAACAGACCCCCTCTTAGTTTCCATCAAAGAACAGCTGAGCCACTCCAAACAAATGAGTTCGTTGCTCGGAGGCCTGCAACAGCAGCTTAGCAACCTGGAAAAGAGTTTCGGGGAAATGGCTTCCGAGGTGCAGAACATAAAAAGTGCCACTCTTCCCGCACCTGGGGAAAGAGTATTACTCAGCCCTTCTGTGGAAGGGAACAGACAGTCCTGGGAGGTACAAGATGTGGTTCTAGAGCTGTGCAACACAGAGAGGAGACTGGAAGCGCAAATGAAGAGGAACTCGATCTACAGCACAGCCTTCACATGCACAGTCTTTGCTGTTGCGCTTCCTGCCCTCTATGTACTCCTCAAGGGTAATTGA